The following proteins are co-located in the Brevibacillus laterosporus DSM 25 genome:
- the cobI gene encoding precorrin-2 C(20)-methyltransferase: MTNTTLENQENTLTNNQVNASVGTLYGIGIGPGDPELITVKAFRLMKEADVIAYPKKRKGGKSYALTIVEQYTDGLSKELLGLVFPMTKEENVLKKQWTQTVAQVWEKLSQGKNVVFVTEGDPNLYSTFIHMARLMNQLHPEVPVVTVPGISSVLGAASQLGIPLADGDEQVGIIPATEDRESMRRVLEHHDTVIFLKVAKVLDMMIGLLEELGMSDCASVITKVTSGEETIWKDVRQLKGKELEYLTLMVVRKG; this comes from the coding sequence ATGACTAATACAACTCTTGAAAATCAAGAAAATACACTGACAAATAATCAGGTGAATGCCTCTGTTGGAACTTTATATGGAATAGGAATTGGGCCTGGAGACCCTGAGCTTATCACAGTCAAAGCGTTTCGTCTGATGAAGGAAGCGGATGTTATCGCCTATCCTAAAAAGCGTAAGGGCGGCAAAAGCTATGCGCTAACCATTGTGGAGCAGTATACGGATGGTCTTTCAAAAGAGCTATTAGGATTAGTTTTCCCAATGACGAAAGAAGAAAATGTTCTGAAGAAACAATGGACTCAGACAGTAGCCCAGGTTTGGGAAAAGCTATCTCAAGGTAAAAATGTTGTATTTGTTACAGAGGGAGATCCAAATTTATATAGTACGTTTATCCATATGGCTCGCCTAATGAATCAATTGCATCCAGAAGTGCCAGTTGTAACGGTTCCAGGTATTTCTTCGGTATTGGGAGCGGCTTCACAATTAGGCATTCCATTAGCTGACGGAGATGAGCAGGTTGGTATCATTCCAGCAACCGAGGATCGAGAATCAATGCGCAGAGTCTTGGAGCATCATGATACTGTCATTTTCCTGAAAGTAGCTAAAGTGTTAGATATGATGATTGGCTTACTAGAAGAGCTAGGTATGTCAGACTGTGCGTCTGTAATTACCAAGGTGACATCTGGTGAAGAGACGATCTGGAAAGACGTTCGCCAGCTAAAAGGTAAAGAGCTAGAATATCTTACACTAATGGTAGTACGGAAGGGATGA
- the cobM gene encoding precorrin-4 C(11)-methyltransferase gives MNKPSEKMTSNGLEPMVYIVGAGPGDPDLITVKGLNILQKADVVIYTDSLVNDELIARAKPEAEVIKSAGLALDEMVEMMVERVRAGKSVARVHTGDPAVYGAILEQMVLMKKAEVSFTIVPGVSSVFAAAAALQAELTVPELTQTLILTRAEGRTPVPDREQLKDLASHHCTLALYLSATLTKKVVRELVEAGWSEQTPVAVVQRASWPDQKIVRTTLENLDKDMAANGIRSHAMILAGWALDPMLHESSEHRSKLYDKTFTHRFRKGVTKG, from the coding sequence ATGAACAAACCTAGTGAAAAAATGACAAGTAATGGGCTTGAGCCTATGGTTTATATTGTGGGAGCAGGACCAGGAGATCCTGATTTAATCACTGTAAAAGGATTAAATATTCTACAAAAAGCAGATGTAGTGATTTATACAGACTCTTTAGTAAACGACGAATTAATTGCTCGTGCCAAACCTGAAGCAGAAGTAATCAAAAGTGCAGGACTTGCTCTTGATGAAATGGTTGAGATGATGGTAGAGCGAGTTCGAGCAGGAAAAAGCGTCGCTCGCGTACATACAGGAGATCCGGCTGTGTACGGTGCGATTTTGGAACAAATGGTGTTAATGAAAAAGGCGGAGGTTTCCTTTACCATCGTTCCGGGAGTTAGTTCTGTATTTGCGGCTGCGGCAGCACTACAAGCAGAGTTAACGGTACCTGAATTAACACAAACTCTGATTTTAACACGAGCAGAGGGACGCACACCTGTACCAGATCGTGAGCAACTAAAGGATCTGGCTAGTCACCACTGTACACTTGCACTGTATTTAAGTGCTACGTTAACTAAAAAGGTTGTACGTGAGCTAGTAGAAGCTGGCTGGAGCGAACAAACTCCTGTAGCTGTTGTACAAAGAGCATCTTGGCCAGATCAAAAAATTGTCCGTACAACCCTTGAGAATTTGGATAAAGATATGGCGGCAAATGGAATTCGTAGCCATGCCATGATCTTAGCCGGCTGGGCACTTGACCCGATGCTTCATGAATCTTCTGAGCATCGCTCCAAGCTGTATGATAAGACCTTTACGCATCGTTTCCGTAAAGGAGTGACTAAAGGATGA
- a CDS encoding cobalt-precorrin 5A hydrolase yields MSEGTGVGVGRQAGAEGNTVTAGRTPSEIVQNPEQLPYAIVAITKHGVEKARHLHQVLPGSHLYYMEKFMVGDEQERDIRMFTGSVRLLFADFFKKYNGLIFFISLGAVVRMMAPVLQDKKVDPGVVVVDDRGENVISVLSGHLGGANELTRELARLLDANPVITTASDVQKTIPVDLFGRGFGWELDSFDKVTPVSASVVNEEKVAIIQEAGESGWWPYPDKPLPGHFQVYHSMAEAWNDTFKAALVITPRLLTVEEQAHFLENGVVYRPKTIVLGVGCNRGTSSEEIEQVILQILEQQGLSVKSVRNIATITLKQDEAGLLAVCQKYGWKLIAYTPEQLNEMPMTERSETVYKFTGAYGVSEPAALRCAKAETPFLAKQKNGNVTLSIALVNGGGILHGE; encoded by the coding sequence ATGAGTGAGGGTACGGGAGTAGGCGTAGGCAGGCAGGCAGGAGCCGAAGGAAACACCGTAACCGCTGGACGTACCCCAAGCGAGATCGTACAAAATCCAGAGCAACTACCATACGCTATTGTTGCCATTACCAAACATGGCGTGGAGAAAGCTCGTCACTTGCATCAGGTATTACCTGGTTCACATTTATACTACATGGAAAAATTCATGGTAGGAGATGAGCAAGAACGAGATATTCGCATGTTTACTGGCTCTGTTCGCCTATTGTTTGCCGATTTCTTTAAGAAATATAACGGTCTTATCTTTTTCATCTCGCTTGGCGCTGTTGTTCGAATGATGGCTCCCGTTTTACAGGATAAAAAAGTAGATCCAGGTGTTGTAGTCGTTGATGACCGAGGAGAGAATGTCATCAGCGTTTTATCAGGACATTTAGGCGGAGCAAATGAGCTAACCCGTGAGCTTGCGAGATTACTAGACGCAAATCCAGTGATTACTACGGCATCAGATGTGCAAAAAACGATTCCTGTAGATTTGTTCGGACGTGGATTTGGCTGGGAGTTAGATAGTTTTGATAAGGTAACACCTGTAAGTGCCAGTGTGGTCAATGAAGAAAAAGTAGCTATTATTCAAGAAGCAGGAGAAAGCGGCTGGTGGCCTTATCCAGATAAGCCATTGCCGGGACATTTTCAAGTGTATCATTCCATGGCAGAGGCTTGGAATGATACCTTTAAGGCAGCATTGGTCATTACACCACGGTTATTAACAGTAGAAGAGCAGGCACACTTTTTAGAAAATGGGGTTGTCTATCGTCCCAAAACCATTGTGCTTGGTGTTGGCTGCAATCGTGGAACGTCATCGGAAGAAATCGAACAAGTCATTCTACAAATCTTGGAGCAACAGGGTCTTTCGGTCAAAAGCGTACGCAATATCGCAACTATTACATTAAAGCAGGATGAAGCAGGGCTTTTGGCTGTTTGTCAAAAATATGGCTGGAAATTAATTGCCTATACACCAGAGCAATTAAATGAAATGCCAATGACAGAACGTTCGGAAACAGTTTATAAATTTACTGGGGCCTATGGTGTCAGTGAACCTGCCGCATTGCGTTGTGCTAAGGCAGAGACTCCTTTCTTAGCAAAACAAAAAAACGGAAATGTAACCTTGTCCATCGCTTTGGTTAACGGAGGAGGCATTCTACATGGAGAGTAA
- a CDS encoding cobyrinate a,c-diamide synthase, protein MESKGQTHQRPRIVLGGTSSGAGKTTLSIGLMAALRKRGLHVQGFKVGPDYIDPTYHTAATGRISRNLDTWMMPPQVMHEVFLRGSQSADISLIEGVMGFYDGKDPLSNQGSTAEISLLLQAPVILVLDVKAMARSAAAIVKGFQALEPAVKIAGVIANRCGSANHFKLVKAAVEQMCDVPVIGYLPNDPSLQVPERHLGLIPAIERGEMEPWFDLLAEKIEATVDLELLLSLANGAPALAEPTEKLLVGPSTASSDLSPVKLAVAKDEAFNFYYQENLELLEAYGAQLSYFSPLHGELPPKDADGLYIGGGFPEEFAERLSQWTKERQTLHDMIEEGLPTFAECGGFMYLCQSITDRAGQQHEMVGVIPYKVEMQQKLAALGYREALAERDSLLLLEGETARGHEFHYSKITEEPTDNHAYQVKGMRGVKKEGYAKGNLLAGYTHLHFASQPGMIKRWLDSCREYATRKSTVHKTSN, encoded by the coding sequence ATGGAGAGTAAGGGACAGACTCATCAACGTCCACGAATCGTGTTGGGAGGAACCAGTAGCGGCGCAGGGAAAACAACATTATCTATCGGATTAATGGCGGCATTGCGCAAGCGTGGTCTCCATGTACAAGGATTTAAAGTTGGTCCTGACTACATTGATCCTACTTACCATACAGCCGCAACTGGCAGAATATCTCGTAATCTGGACACATGGATGATGCCGCCGCAAGTCATGCATGAAGTTTTTCTGCGTGGAAGCCAATCAGCTGATATCAGCTTGATTGAAGGGGTCATGGGTTTTTATGACGGAAAAGATCCACTTAGCAATCAAGGGAGTACAGCAGAAATAAGTTTATTACTACAAGCGCCGGTAATTCTTGTTCTTGATGTAAAGGCTATGGCTCGTAGTGCGGCAGCGATTGTTAAAGGCTTTCAAGCGTTGGAACCAGCTGTAAAAATCGCCGGTGTTATTGCCAATCGATGTGGAAGCGCTAATCATTTTAAGCTAGTAAAAGCGGCTGTTGAACAAATGTGTGATGTACCAGTGATTGGATATTTACCGAATGATCCGTCCTTGCAAGTACCTGAACGCCATCTTGGGCTAATTCCTGCTATTGAACGTGGGGAGATGGAGCCATGGTTTGATCTGTTAGCCGAGAAAATAGAAGCGACAGTTGATTTAGAATTATTACTATCGTTGGCAAATGGAGCACCAGCCCTAGCTGAGCCTACAGAGAAATTGCTAGTTGGCCCATCTACTGCATCGTCCGATTTATCTCCAGTGAAACTAGCTGTGGCAAAGGATGAAGCGTTTAACTTTTATTATCAGGAAAACTTAGAGTTACTGGAAGCGTATGGAGCCCAGCTTAGTTATTTTAGCCCATTACACGGGGAGCTTCCCCCTAAGGACGCTGATGGACTTTATATTGGTGGCGGCTTTCCCGAAGAATTTGCTGAACGATTGTCGCAATGGACGAAAGAACGGCAAACCTTGCATGACATGATCGAAGAGGGGTTACCTACTTTTGCTGAATGTGGCGGATTCATGTATCTATGTCAGTCAATTACAGATCGTGCGGGACAACAGCATGAGATGGTAGGCGTTATTCCTTATAAAGTAGAGATGCAACAGAAGTTAGCGGCGCTGGGTTATCGGGAAGCGTTAGCCGAGCGGGATTCCTTGTTACTTTTGGAAGGTGAAACTGCTCGCGGGCATGAGTTCCATTACTCTAAAATAACAGAGGAGCCTACAGATAATCATGCTTACCAAGTGAAGGGAATGCGAGGAGTGAAAAAGGAAGGCTACGCCAAGGGTAACTTGTTGGCAGGTTATACACACTTGCATTTTGCTTCTCAACCAGGAATGATTAAGCGTTGGCTAGATTCATGCAGGGAGTATGCCACGCGAAAATCAACTGTGCACAAAACTTCTAATTAA
- a CDS encoding cob(I)yrinic acid a,c-diamide adenosyltransferase: MSHRNDVNQEQAYSQEQNVNGAATVVPVESLDELQQKDSPKERVERRGLFLMYTGDGKGKTTAALGVSLRALGRGMNVTFLQFIKSPQRSYGESLSMRKLGMEMQQLGIGFTWTKTPEEHREALKKAWSLTKEKLSDPTIDLLVLDELNNALAISTFPIEDVLPLTEVVEAIKNRPTNMHLVITGRSAKTELIELADLVSTIEPSKHYYNEGIPAVKGLEF; this comes from the coding sequence ATGTCTCATCGAAATGACGTGAATCAAGAACAGGCATACAGCCAGGAGCAAAATGTAAATGGAGCAGCTACAGTGGTTCCAGTGGAATCTCTTGATGAATTACAGCAAAAGGACAGTCCAAAAGAAAGAGTCGAACGACGTGGCCTGTTTTTAATGTATACAGGTGATGGTAAGGGGAAGACAACAGCGGCTTTAGGTGTTAGCCTGCGTGCCTTGGGACGGGGAATGAATGTGACGTTTCTACAATTTATTAAGTCCCCCCAACGCTCCTATGGTGAGTCATTGTCCATGCGTAAATTAGGAATGGAGATGCAACAGCTGGGAATTGGTTTTACTTGGACCAAGACACCAGAGGAGCATCGTGAGGCTTTAAAAAAAGCATGGTCGTTGACGAAAGAGAAATTAAGCGATCCAACCATTGATTTATTGGTATTAGATGAATTAAATAATGCATTAGCAATCTCTACGTTTCCGATTGAAGATGTTCTACCATTAACAGAAGTGGTAGAAGCGATCAAAAATCGCCCTACCAATATGCATTTGGTAATCACAGGTCGCAGTGCGAAAACGGAACTGATTGAACTAGCAGATTTGGTCTCTACCATTGAGCCGTCTAAGCACTATTATAATGAAGGAATTCCAGCGGTAAAAGGTTTGGAATTTTAG